The Lycium ferocissimum isolate CSIRO_LF1 chromosome 10, AGI_CSIRO_Lferr_CH_V1, whole genome shotgun sequence genome window below encodes:
- the LOC132032368 gene encoding uncharacterized protein LOC132032368, with protein sequence MYTNKASIQRESFVIQVSENFQSSQAIRPSSNKLINFSAMKLFDRFRKIIMRFVFPIPTSGRRRPNRAGASMSASGLGSGQRRRSCDMPDPPKTSCSSYYSSTSHYNEAIADCIEFFNKSSQDQGIFSGRKSDVIV encoded by the coding sequence ATGTACACTAACAAGGCCTCTATTCAAAGAGAAAGCTTTGTTATACAAGTTTCAGAAAATTTTCAATCTTCACAAGCTATTAGGCCTTCTTCTAATAAATTGATCAATTTCTCAGCCATGAAGCTCTTTGATCGCTTCCGCAAGATCATCATGCGGTTCGTCTTTCCCATTCCAACGTCCGGCCGGAGGAGGCCGAATCGGGCTGGAGCATCGATGTCAGCCTCCGGGCTGGGCTCAGGACAGAGGCGGAGGTCGTGTGACATGCCCGACCCGCCCAAGACTTCGTGTAGTTCCTATTACTCATCAACTTCTCATTATAATGAAGCTATTGCCGATTGTATAGAGTTCTTCAACAAGTCTTCACAAGATCAAGGAATTTTTAGTGGTAGAAAATCGGACGTTATTGTGTGA
- the LOC132033128 gene encoding AP-2 complex subunit sigma, which produces MIRFILLQNRQGKTRLAKYYIPLEESEKHKVEYEVHRLVVNRDPKFTNFVEFRTHKVIYRRYAGLFFSLCVDITDNELAYLESIHLFVEILDHFFSNVCELDLVFNFHKVYLILDEFILAGELQETSKRAIIERMGELEKQE; this is translated from the exons ATg ATCCGTTTCATATTGCTTCAAAACAGGCAAGGTAAGACTCGTTTGGCTAAGTATTACATACCTCTCGAGGAATCCGAGAAACACAAAGTTGAATACGag GTTCATCGGTTGGTGGTGAATAGAGATCCCAAATTCACCAACTTTGTTGAG TTCCGAACCCACAAGGTAATATACAGAAGATACGCAGGATTATTTTTCTCACTTTGTGTTGATATCACGGATAACGAGTTGGCTTATTTGGAGTCCATCCACTTGTTTGTGGAGATTTTGGATCACTTTTTCAGCAATGTCTGTGAGCTGGATTTGGTTTTCAATTTCCATAAG GTATATCTGATATTAGATGAGTTTATTCTTGCTGGGGAGCTCCAGGAAACAAGTAAGAGG
- the LOC132035269 gene encoding WEB family protein At1g75720: MENMEESKGGVTMMGKAEIDTRAPFRSVKEAVILFGERVLAGELYSSDKFKQKKQDGSSEDDSDEPFNNGIAADDELIETKQRLERAREERLVMATCLSSLEEELERTRNELDKLKIEQQQVMVSEIEDLKFIEKTQIMAHENVELQKKRYVTFANPSQGDDDVVLQSHPSLKKKKKKKIPLNIPLIRGFFSRKRGSTNSDNIQYA, from the exons atggaaaatatggaagaatCAAAAGGAGGAGTGACGATGATGGGGAAGGCGGAAATTGATACGAGGGCTCCATTTCGTTCGGTTAAAGAGGCAGTCATATTGTTCGGAGAAAGAGTTCTTGCTGGCGAGCTCTACTCTTCTGACAAGTTCAAACAG AAGAAGCAGGATGGATCGAGTGAAGACGACAGCGACGAACCGTTTAATAATGGGATAGCAGCTGATGATGAGCTAATTGAGACTAAACAAAGACTAGAAAgggcaagagaagaaagattGGTAATGGCTACTTGTCTTTCTTCTTTAGAAGAGGAACTTGAACGCACAAGAAATGAACTTGATAAGCTAAAAATTGAGCAACAGCAAGTTATGGTATCAGAAATTGAAGACCTAAAATTTATAGAGAAGACACAAATTATGGCACATGAAAATGTTGAGCTTCAGAAAAAAAGATACGTGACATTTGCAAATCCTTCACAAGGCGATGATGATGTTGTCTTACAGAGCCATCCTTcactcaagaagaagaagaagaaaaaaatacccCTTAATATTCCACTCATAAGGGGTTTTTTTTCAAGGAAGAGAGGTAGTACTAATTCCGATAATATTCAATATGCTTGA
- the LOC132033129 gene encoding hexokinase-2, chloroplastic, with translation MSVTVSSPAVRSFHVSRSPSHKRVSKPRVIMSAVRSSDSLGVAPILTKLKKDCATPLPVLRHVADAMAVDMRAGLAVDGGSDLKMILSYVDTLPTGNEKGLFYALDLGGTNFRVLRVQLGGKEERVIATEFEQVSIPQELMFATSEELFDFIASALGKFAQKEGGNFELPQGRTREIGFTFSFPVKQTSIKSGILIKWTKGFAVSGTAGKDVVACLNEAMERQGMDMQVSALVNDTVGTLAGARYWDDDVMVAVILGTGTNACYVERADAIPKLAKRMSKSPITIVNTEWGAFSNGLPLTEFDREMDAESINPGEQIFEKTISGMYLGEIVRRVLVKMAKVGGLFGGSYVPEKLITPFLLRTPDICAMQQDTSRDLEAVESVLYDMAGMKSDLSARKTVVDICDTIAKRGGRLAGAGIVGILQKMEEDSKGVIFGKRTVVAMDGGLYEHYPQYRGYLQEAVTELLGSEISKNVVIEHSKDGSGIGAALLAAANSKYEHDF, from the exons ATGTCGGTCACTGTTAGTTCGCCGGCCGTCCGATCCTTCCATGTTTCACGATCACCATCTCATAAAAGGGTCTCTAAGCCACGTGTCATTATGTCTGCCGTCCGATCTAGTGATAGTTTAGGAGTTGCACCAATTTTGACTAAGTTGAAGAAAGACTGTGCTACTCCACTTCCTGTTTTGCGCCACGTGGCGGATGCCATGGCCGTTGATATGCGGGCCGGGCTTGCCGTTGATGGTGGCAGTGATCTGAAGATGATCCTTAGTTATGTTGACACTTTACCAACAGG GAATGAGAAAGGTTTGTTTTATGCATTGGACCTTGGTGGTACAAATTTCCGAGTGTTAAGGGTGCAGTTAGGTGGTAAAGAAGAGCGCGTAATCGCAACTGAGTTTGAGCAAGTCTCTATACCTCAAGAATTGATGTTTGCCACATCCGAG GAGTTGTTCGATTTCATAGCTTCTGCGCTAGGAAAATTTGCACAAAAGGAAGGTGGTAATTTTGAGTTGCCACAAGGACGGACAAGGGAAATAGGATTTACATTCTCTTTTCCAGTGAAACAGACTTCAATAAAATCCGGCATCCTAATCAAGTGGACAAAGGGTTTTGCCGTCTCTGGAACT GCAGGAAAAGATGTTGTTGCTTGTTTAAATGAAGCCATGGAAAGGCAGGGAATGGATATGCAAGTGTCTGCCCTG GTCAATGACACTGTGGGAACACTTGCCGGTGCAAGATACTGGGATGATGATGTCATGGTTGCTGTCATTCTTGGGACTGGAACCAATGCTTGCTATGTAGAACGCGCGGATGCTATACCTAAACTGGCAAAAAGGATGTCCAAATCTCCAATAACG ATTGTGAATACTGAATGGGGAGCATTCTCAAATGGCCTTCCTTTAACTGAGTTTGATAGAGAAATGGACGCCGAGAGCATTAACCCTGGTGAGCAG ATCTTTGAAAAGACAATCTCGGGTATGTACCTTGGAGAAATTGTAAGACGGGTGCTGGTCAAAATGGCCAAGGTTGGTGGCTTATTTGGTGGCAGCTATGTTCCGGAAAAGTTAATCACTCCATTTTTGTTGAG GACACCTGATATATGTGCCATGCAGCAGGATACATCGAGAGATCTTGAAGCTGTTGAATCTGTCCTCTATGATATGGCTGGG ATGAAATCCGATCTAAGTGCAAGGAAAACAGTCGTGGACATCTGCGACACTATTGCAAAACGAGGGGGTCGTTTGGCTGGTGCAGGAATTGttgggattctacaaaaaatgGAGGAAGATTCTAAAGGCGTCATCTTTGGTAAGAGAACAGTTGTAGCGATGGATGGAGGCTTATACGAGCACTATCCTCAGTACAGGGGATACCTCCAAGAAGCTGTCACAGAGCTTCTCGGAtcggaaatttcaaaaaatgtaGTGATAGAACATTCAAAAGATGGATCAGGAATTGGAGCTGCATTATTAGCTGCTgcaaactcaaaatatgaacatgattttTAG